The segment TACCCGGAACAACCACATGGCCAAGCGACTCTCCGTTGTCATCTCACAAAGCCCCAGCAAGAATCCCAAAAAGAAAAAGCTGGAAGAAGACATCGTCATGGGCTTGATGATCGAAAGCGGAATCGACGTCACCGTCGTGCCCAACCTTTACGATCTCAAAGCCGACGGCACCGGTATGCTTGCGCTGAAAAAACTTGGCGGCAATCTGGTGGTGTGCTCATGGTTGTTCGAACGAGCCGCCCACTGGGTGATGGATCGCAATCAGATTCACGGCCACGTTGGCGAAACGCTGCTGAAGAATGACGACGAAGATGATGACGAAGAGGCGGAAGAGTCAGAGCAGGACGACAAGGATCGCGTCATCGACCAACGCGAAATTCCTGATCGAAAGATCTACTGTCTGGATTTGAAGACTTCAATGAAGGCGGCTGACTTTGTCGAAGAGATCAAGCGTATCCACACAGAAAACGCAGTTCAGATCGTGGGCCTCGGTGGCGGGCTTGGCGGATCGGCACCCGCGAACAATGGAGTCGCTCTAAATGGAGCTTCGCCCAACGGCGCGACTTCAAACGGCTCCGCTTCGAACTCGCTTCCCGTCGTTGCGGCGTCTCCGGAAGCCAGCGAACCGGTCGTGCAACGCATCGAAGAAAACGATGGTCGCCGTTGGTATCCCGTCATCGACTACAGCCGGTGCACAAACTGCATGGAGTGCATCGACTTTTGCCTGTTCGGCGTTTACGGCGTGGATCGCATCGACACGATTTTGGTCGAGCAACCTGACAACTGTCGCAAAGGCTGCCCGGCGTGCAGTCGCGTTTGTCCTGAAAACGCGATCATGTTCCCGCAGCACAAGACCCCAGCGATCGCTGGATCGTCCGATGGCGTCGCCAGCATGAAGATCGACTTGTCGCAACTGTTCGGTGCACCCGAAAGTAACAAGAGCGCTGAAGAGATCGCAGCGTTGGAACGCGACGAGCAGCTTGTTCTTGCTCGTCGCGACACGGTTGGCATGCAGGGCCTGAAGAAGCGTCAGGAAAATCGCATCGACGAACCGAAAGATGAGCTTGATGACCTGGTCGATCAGCTGGACGATTTCGACGTCTAAGGTGGCATAGGCTTCCAGCCTGTGTTTGCATGCGATCGTAGCAGCTTCCAGCCGTCGCATTGCTAAAGTCTGTCCACGAATCGCACAAATCTTCACGAATGAAATGCAGGTGTTCGCGGGCCAGAAACGCGAAACTCCATTTGAGTTGCTCCGACCATGCGCTCTGTAATATCCGCGATTGATTCGTGCAGTTTCGTGTGATTCGTGGAAAACCGCATGCAATCACAGGCTGGAAGCCTATGCCACCTTTTTTCAAAATTCTCTCTAATAAAGCTTCCCTTCATCCGTCATCTCTTTGAACAGCGACGAACGGAACTCAGATGGAAGACTCGGCAACCCCAGCGTGGATCGATGCTGCGATTGAGCAGTACGAAGCTCCGCTGCTGCGCTACGCCCAGCACTTCGTTTTCGATCTGGAGTCCGCTCGGGACGTCGTCCAGGACACGTTTCTGAAGCTCTGTAAGCAGAGCGAAAACGAGATGCGTCCGAAACTGGCGAAGTGGCTGTTCACCGTTTGCCGCAATCGCGCGATCGATGTCTGTCGGAAGGAAAGTCGAATGAAAGTTGCCCCGGAAGATCAAATCAGTGACCAACTGGTTGCTCGGGCGGATGATTCGATGAACCCCATGCTTGCCATCGAGAAAGTCGAAACGGCGGAAGGTTTGTTGCAGCACGTCTCGCGGTTGCCGGACCAACAGCAGGAAGTCTTGCGACTGAAGTTTCAAGGCGGTTTGACGTATCGCGAAATCGCTG is part of the Mariniblastus fucicola genome and harbors:
- a CDS encoding ferredoxin, which produces MAKRLSVVISQSPSKNPKKKKLEEDIVMGLMIESGIDVTVVPNLYDLKADGTGMLALKKLGGNLVVCSWLFERAAHWVMDRNQIHGHVGETLLKNDDEDDDEEAEESEQDDKDRVIDQREIPDRKIYCLDLKTSMKAADFVEEIKRIHTENAVQIVGLGGGLGGSAPANNGVALNGASPNGATSNGSASNSLPVVAASPEASEPVVQRIEENDGRRWYPVIDYSRCTNCMECIDFCLFGVYGVDRIDTILVEQPDNCRKGCPACSRVCPENAIMFPQHKTPAIAGSSDGVASMKIDLSQLFGAPESNKSAEEIAALERDEQLVLARRDTVGMQGLKKRQENRIDEPKDELDDLVDQLDDFDV
- a CDS encoding RNA polymerase sigma factor; its protein translation is MEDSATPAWIDAAIEQYEAPLLRYAQHFVFDLESARDVVQDTFLKLCKQSENEMRPKLAKWLFTVCRNRAIDVCRKESRMKVAPEDQISDQLVARADDSMNPMLAIEKVETAEGLLQHVSRLPDQQQEVLRLKFQGGLTYREIAEVTGLSSSHIGVILHTAITKLRQRMVPE